Genomic DNA from Telopea speciosissima isolate NSW1024214 ecotype Mountain lineage chromosome 2, Tspe_v1, whole genome shotgun sequence:
TCAATAAGCCAGATTCTTTGATCCCCAAGGAAAACGGTCATCCCGGTTAGGCGACTCAGGCCTAAACGGTTGGTAGTACTCACCGATTTAAGCCTTGCACGGCAAGAAAATACCTCATTTTGGGATGAAGAGGCGAGCTTGACTCCTTCGACAAAACAATGACCTTTGAGTGGCAAGTCTTTAGTGTAGGAATCTAGGCATTCGCGGATTCCAATCCTTTCCTTGGTCACTTTTTGCAACTATTTCTTGGTTGACTCATTCATAGTCTCACAGTCAATGCTGTAGGTGacaaattcaataaaatacagaaatggATCAAAATCCCTAATTTTGGTATAGGGTTGAGGGCATTGTTCATGGTAATTGATGATGGCTTTCCAATTTTTTTGAGGAATTTTTCTTGATCAAGTAGCAGGGTAGTTGAAGGATTAGGATAGCACATTTAAGGTCGtctattttcaaaaatatcatGAGAAGCTCAGCTCCAGTTTAGCTTAACCCAATTGAGGATTTGTGTTGCAAGGATTTAAATTGCTGTGCGGAATTGTGGATGATCATGGGtgcaggagaagaaaaagaagaagaagaggacattAATGTCATTTTACCCCATCAAGATTATATTGGTCATAAAATGACTTCAACACTCGTAGCGTTTGCAACTAATGGGGACAGTTAACGAAAAGGGTTTTAGTAATTAACTAGTTTGAAAAGCAAGGGAGGTATGTGTTATTTTCCAAATCTCATTGGAGAAATTGTAATTAaagcaaacctcaggggtgacACGGgtaaattaccccaaaaaaatgcTCATGGTTTTGCTTTATACCTTTGGATAATTATAAAAAGGTGGAGGTTTATAACTTAATATATAATGTCGGGAAATAGACCTACTTGGGCCCGTGTGGTATGCTATCTCTACAtggaaaaaatcctctccaattccctaaaagtgtagTTCGGGGCCGAGAGCTCGACACTTGGAAGATGTTAAATCCAACGGTTCCGAGcttgataagaaaaaaaaaacaaaaaaaaaaggacaatttCTTAGGTCTACTAGATAAGAActattacaagataagtaggtttcaaatttgatttACATCCATTACTTTCCACaatccccaaagttggttaagaataaaataaaaacaaacttccAAAATTATTCCAAAAATATGTTTTAAACCTTGACGGaggaaaataagagagaagggCGCACAACTTTCtccatgttttttctttttaattgtttctctcaatcttttcttttctttttctttttttttttgaccgagtttccttccacccatTCACCGCTGAGCCAGAGGGGGCGGTGATAGGTCTAGCGAGGGtattgaagggtattttggaacatactaaaacgctaggatggtgggtgaaccatctttttttttttttaatacgagtttctattgttttctattccaacaattaaGGTGTACTTCCCTTTGGACATGACGCTatagttttgttttatttttttgtttatgagGGGTACTCCAATAATTAAGGTGCACTTTCATCGGATTTCACGGTTTTTAACACAGTTAAATGAGGttggggcaattttggaagtttgtttctattttattcttgcatGGCATGGGTACTTTAGGGATTAAgtagtaaatctttttaaacaagaaaatattgtatgtaaaacaaatttgaaaacctacttatcttgtcaTTTggttcttatctagtggatctaagaaatttttcccaaaaaaaaaattgggtcaaTCAAGCTCGACACTGTTGGATttagcatcttccacgtgtcgagctctcagccTTGAACTACACCGAACTAcatttttagggaattggagaggattttaatccatctCTGCACTCAGAGCATCAGACATAGGAGCAGGTGAAATGATCGccacaacccaaaaaaaacttgCCTTTACatgggggcaaggtggtcaatTTATATGTGGTTGCTTTATTTACACTATAACACTAGCACCAGGGCTCACATTTGCAAAACTTGTTCATATTTCGTAGGTGATTATCTGTGGTTGATTTTTAGAAGAATGCAATAAATTTGCAAAattggttcattttttttttgggttttttacaattaccatcccaaaatctttactatctactattacccccccccccaaaaaaaactttcaaacaactgttacccccttCTGATGTATACTAACcactaactgacccccaccgttacatttccgtaacggtgggggttagtcgtgacagtgtgccgttgtcacaaattttctaggaccaaaatgcccttttggggtggtaattgtaaaaaataaaaaaaccatcaccgtccttctcctcctccttcctcctctgcaaccccaaacctgagagagagaaagaagatgatgggAAGCGGAGAGAACAAAGGCTTAGGTCGACTGAACATGATCTCATCTTTGCCGCTGCAAGTGCAACCATCCACCAGCGAGATGCAATCGACGAGCGTTTCACTCAAGAAGGACGATAGAGTTCCTCAGTGGAGCCATCAAGAGACGAAAGATTTTATCGCGATCAGAGCCGAATTAGAGAGGGATTTCACTATTACGAAGCGAAACAAGACGCTGTGGGAGAGCGTTGCagtaaagatgaagaagagatgcTATAGAAGAAGCCCTAATCAGTGCAAGTGCAAGTGGAAGAATCTCGTTAATCGATGCAAGGTGATTCCTAATCTGGTCATTTCTTGAAAAACACAGATCGAAATTTGCCACCTTTTTTTAGGGAttgattttttgggttgaaaaaaatTGCCTTCTATTTTTTAGGCctgatttttttgggttaattttTTATGCAGGGGAAAGAGACATCTGATCCAGACAATGGACAGCAATGTCCGTTCTTTGAGGAGCTACATGCGGTTTTCgttgaaagggagaagaatatGCAGAGATTATTGGAATCAGAGGTTGGGAATGTGCAGgcgaagaagaaggtgaagaagcTGAGTGGGGGAGATCGATCTTCTGATGATTTCTCAGAGGAcgatgaagaggatgaagatgaaAGCGAAGATGAGTGACTCACGAGGAGTGGAAACCGCCGGAAGAGGAAAGCTGATAAGGAGAAGCATCCGCAGCAGCCGAGGACCTCGGAGAGATCAGTGAGGATTAATGGTGGGAGCATTCAGGAGATGTTGCAAGAGTTCTTTAATCAGCAGCAGAGGATGGAGATGCAGTGGAGGGAGAAAATGGAGAGGAGGGCTCAAGAGAGGAGGTTGTTAGAGCAAGAGTGACAAAGGCTCCTTCTTGCTATAGTTCGTCTCACTCTGTCGCCATTGATTCTAACTTGGAAATGGATATATTAGAGATGCCTTTTTAAGCAATTTTGTTTTTGGACTCGATTTTGATTAGTTTTATCAGTAAAGACTATGaaggtttgaaacttgaaatgaaGTGAAATGGAACAGAGGAGgatgagggaagagagaagagtagAGGAGAGAGATGCCCTTTTAACCTCTctgtttggggttgcagaggaggaagaagaaggaggaggaggagaaggacggTGGATCGGTGatgggtttgtttttttttttttttacaattaccaccccaaaagggcattttggtcttagaaaattcatgacaacggcacactgtcacgactaacccccatCGTGACgaaaatgtaacggtggggggcAGTTAGTGGTTAATATGCATCAgaggggggtaacagttgtttgaaagttttttggggggtaatagtagatagtaaagattttagggtggtaattgtaaaaaaccctttttttttttgtaaacaaaaTTGGTTCATACTTCTTAAGTGTTTTCAAGACTTCTTAACTTGTAatttatgtttcactttctagaaaaaaaaaagaagggaaaattacattgccacctcttgaggtttgtactaaatacagagcgatcccttgtgtttctaaattataccgTTGCACCCTCTAAGTTCCCAATCTGTTAATTAGGTGTTACGGTGTTGGTTAAGTTTGTCCtcaaatgacaaatatacccccTTTCAGgatgtgagcttaccattttgcccaggCATCCCTAACGtcacacccccttcccctgttactcGAATCAGAAAGAGGGTTTAGGGTTATGTTGAGGTGGTTCAGCGGCAATGACTATGGGAGATGAGCAGCAACAGAAGCTGCTCGTTTTGAGGTTGTGTCTTCCCTCTTGGATTCTTCTACGACCTagttgttagaattttagttctaataaaattctatattgacataattaaatccctaaaccaggctaattaggattttggtctaataaagtggggtcattaagttatattagaagtctaatgtggactggcttagtgtgggccagatagattcctattgggactgtgatgagtcagaccctatagggattattATATAAGGaaagctaggtcccccctctacccaatacaacttattattctcaattgatattgaggagtgcattcttgaaagagagggagatattcagggTTCGTCGTCCCTGcacattcggtattctcatcaagccagttactttaGGAacagaggggaagcacctagatctttgttctttattttccgctgcaatcatcatcactatggatgcgaaacaaggttggtggttctatccctgttttctattatttatttgattgtgttcttgaacgccctatggagatcctggcttttgggattttgtccctactCGGATCAatttattctaacatgtggtatcagagcctccatagatccgttcttgaacctatatggattcgaAATAATAGATTTGGCtaagggaatcgaaaatttttcGTTTCAAATaaggttttttagggtttttttaaaaatccgtACGGGCATAGGCTTACTGCCAAAAAATTTCTTCGGCGAAAGTTGAAACAAAGTATATGGTTGGATAGATCTCAAAAAATCAGAGATTTTGGTGGGTGGATCGACGCCGTCACGCGCCGCAGGTAGTGGTAGGTGATATCACTCGTCGttcagattttaaaaaaaaaaaaaaaaaaactgagttgCGGGTTTTGCTAACGTGCGTCGTGTATCGCTTAGGGCTTTTGCTAACGTGCAGCGTCAGGTCGGGTCAAACCATTTTCCGACCCGAGAACCCGACACGTCGACCTAGATTTCTAACCCGATTGGGTTGACCCGAACCCGGTTGGACCGGTGGGTGAATCGTTGGGTTGCCCATTGGTGAACCGGAACAAACCGATTTCGGGTGGCTTATATATGATTGGATCGGGTCTGCTGACCCATAAAGAACTGGGCCAGAACCAGACCTAGCCGTGGCCCGGCCAGTCCAGAACCAGGCCTAGCCCTGGCCCAGCCAGACCTGACCCAATATTCAATACCTAATTGAACCGAGCTGGACCGAGCAAATACAATTGAACCGGAATCTTTTggttaaaccaaaccgaaccagtCAACTATTGATCGCCTTTTTGGCTGTAACTTTGATCGGGCTTTCTAGGAgctacgagactccgtttggggtcccgtTTTTTATGTTGGCTCTATTTTTCTatgctctacacagtggtgccctctgttttgatcagatatgcaAATTTTTAATAtgtttggtattcttttgatgcacgTTCTTTTATGGAATTTCTCATTTTGttccattgggaaccgaaccaattttctgacttgctggaatacctaccttgatgaacagaatcattgaattttgtgttagttttacgacattaaaaatagatatgcatattttaaatattcttggtattcttttgatgcatgtcCTATTCTGGAATTTCTCGGTTTGTTCCATTGGAAACTGAACCAACTTTTAGACTTGCTTGAATACCTACTTTGTTGAACAGCACTGTTGAcatatttgtgttaattttgagaCATTAAACCCATTGTCATAAATTGTAAAATAACACAAAtttttaaggatgtaagtaattttggaaaatcccaagagagggttccatgggttcgacaggatgcagccgccaaaaCGACCTTCCTTGTtagatttgtgaaacaccggtcttATACAGTTGAGGGATGTCtttcaactctgatgtgtgatcatacacccaaaggtggtgatcatgtattggtacttgaaggggataCATATGCAGTATGCATGAGAATAGactgaccctagaattctgcacacccaaaggtggtggattttgaaagttgagttgtattcccatggccactggtatgtggagatttttacaattgcatgttgggaattcagcccaaaggtgttttcaaaATGATGtatgtaaaattctcattagcttataaggtttcaagctATACTTGCATCATACTGATTAttatactgttcattgtttaaattttcagtcactttttctgtcaacaatactatggtcactattgagattcttactgggtcaaattttaagaaatgaaaagaggacattatgtttgccatggagatggcaaatgtgcatacgtcccttgttatagataaaccaatggacctaaCAGATGATAGTACTGATGATGAAAAATCTGTGCATTCTGCATGGAAAAAGAGTAATCGATTAGCTGTACTGTCTAAAAGAGAACAATACCAGAACACCTTAAGAGTGGTCTGCCTGATAAATGTACTGCCAAGGAGTTGTTGGATGCAATCTCCaagagataccaagtttcatcgaatgctaaGATTAGGAGACTTCTGcaagggctatttaatatggaatatcatggttctgggggtgttagggattatattgtttggatggttgactatcaaatcaaaatcaaagccttgaatattgcttttcctgatgccttgattgttcatcaagttcttaataccctaccttctgattTTGACATCATTAAAACCAACTACCTTTCCCAGGATGATATCTGGAGTATCgatgaccttatttctagggctgtatctgaggaagagaaactacttgttatttccaaatcccatgagagtgaaaagtctaaacatcatactcataagtctgccaataaagagTGCGATTGtattaacaatttgggacctaagaaagactctttcaagaaagaaagtgatcgctgcttcttttgcaagaagaagggtcacataaagaaggactgcaacaaatacaagacttggTTATCAAAACCCAAGCCATCAGGTATTGattctttggtttttgtttgtgaatccaatctaccAGAAGCCTCATGCAGTTATTGGAGGCTAGATGGCGGGACAACTAACTATGTTGGTTTCACCATGCAGTGATTCATAAATCGGAGGAGGCCAAATCAGGATTAATCAAGGCTTATCGTAGGGAACGATGGATATGTTGACgtagagttcgtgggagatataattttattactagtttctaattttaatttGACTTTAAAGAATATTTTTTATGTACCGTTCTTCTGGagaattttaatttcatttttagtgttggacattggtagttaccatttttttattgtttcaaataaagttggttcctgcattatgtccaatggattgtaccgactgtgtttatctcccaatgatatATATGCCTCATATAAAGTTGAAAACgttgtttccaaaagacccttacctaaagaacgatctttcacattgtggcataagatgttaggtcatatttctaaggcaagagtggaaaggctgataaagtctgacatcctacccactctcgaaagtgatctagaaattTATGTAGACtgatgtaagggaaagatgaccaagataaagaagaaaactgtagtCTATAGTTCTGAtctgttggaggtcattcacactggCATCAGTAgtccctattcagccacattgtgtagaaattttttatttcatcacttttaaaAAACGTCTACTCCCGATATGGCtatctgttcttaattaaagaaaactctgaatctcttgacaagttcaaggtTTTTgggactgaagttgagaaacagttggaaaaagttattaaaattgttaaattcgatcgtgggggtgagtattatggcagacatggcgatgctggacagcttaagggcATGTTTGCCAAATACCTAGAGGAGTCTGTTCTAGTTGGTCAGTTgactatgccaggaagtcctgagCAAAATGGTGTCACCGAAAGGCATAATTGCACTGGTGAAGAGTATGGTTAGTATGACAAATtcacctaagttcttatgggagaaatttttgaaaactattccttgtatccttaaccatgtagttactaaacccagaaaccatcttagagtttgggggtgccttGCAGAAGTAAAATTATATTAtccgactttgaacaagttggatcctagGACTACTCGTTACTATTTTGTAAGCTACcaagatcattcgaagggatataaattttataatccctgcggaggcactaggattgtggacTCATAGACagcgaagtttctggaatttgatgtggccgaaaagaatgcttgttctcagactgttcaagatagtgacatggttggtacattaGTACCTATAcagacggatgtggggcatactatgccattggttacacctgctggagtttAGGATCCTTATATTGATACGGTCCTtaacattcatgtagcacctgatgagattcctcttaatcaggatgcggttgaggatcctatcattgatgaagttccagctgagattcctcagattcagggTGAGGCAGTGGTAGCACCATTACGAAAATCCATCAGGGAGAGAAATTCAGTtataccatctatctatgaggtctatctgggagaacatgactacgaCATAGGTTGTGTAGTTGATCCAGATACTTATTTGGACGTTGTTTCTAGTCctcagttagatttgtggtttgatgtaatgagagatgaggtgaaatcgatgaaacataatgatgttttcTAAAAGATTTTAAAATGTGTATATTTCAATATGAGGAGGAATTACAATTTAAGGACGTTGTGCAATTTTTTAAGGACTTCGAAAGGGCTGTGAATGATAAGCGAGCTAATGAATTAAAAGCTTAGTTTGATTTAAGAAATAAGATACCAAAAAATATGTTCTCTATGTCACCTGTTATGAAACAAGTTGGAGAAGTCTACACTCCTTCGATTTTTTTAAGGATTTCAAGAGCAGTATAACTGGGTTAGTGTTTGCTACATCAAATTCTGGAATGAAAGTAAATACTTACATGAATATTTGGTTGGCATTGTTGATTTAGAATGTGAGTACAAAGTATGTAGTAACCCATACAAGCATATGGTTAACTGTAGTTGTGGTTCCCTCCCGCTATCTATGGATGCCATGAGAAAACCAAGATATGTATCGATTTTGTTAGGGTTTCATGGTTGTGGTTCCCTCCCGCAATTGATTATACCTTAGGGAGAGGATCCTCTTGTATTTGTTTCTGGCTTCTTTGAGCCAGTTTCTTTAATCTCTATACTATATTTTTTGCTTCTTAACACAATTGATCCTTCTAGCTAAAAAACAAAGGTTAATTGTAGTTGCAAGAAATATGAGGCATTTGGCATTCTTTGAACATTTACGATGTGCTATCAAATGTATTACAACAATAAATAAACACGCTGGTAACGAAACCTCAAAATCGTATTGCATTAGGACTGACAGAGACAGAACCCGATCTCAATTATGAGCAAGCAAAACACCGCACTATACATGACCTAGGGTTTCTAAGAGCAACCC
This window encodes:
- the LOC122650448 gene encoding trihelix transcription factor GT-3a-like; protein product: MISSLPLQVQPSTSEMQSTSVSLKKDDRVPQWSHQETKDFIAIRAELERDFTITKRNKTLWESVAVKMKKRCYRRSPNQCKCKWKNLVNRCKGKETSDPDNGQQCPFFEELHAVFVEREKNMQRLLESEVGNVQAKKKVKKLSGGDRSSDDFSEDDEEDEDESEDE